From a single Pseudomonas serboccidentalis genomic region:
- a CDS encoding phage baseplate assembly protein V: MSLLTRLLARGTVVLANSASKLQSLQMRLTAGEVNDDMEHFEPYGFTSNPLAGAEGIVTFLGGDRSHAIALVVADRRYRLQSLASGEVAIYTDEGDKIHFKRGRIIDIETATLNIRASHAVNFDTPVINQTGKIVSTGDQLAGGISQIKHVHVGVQAGNGQTGAPAGGQ; encoded by the coding sequence ATGAGCCTACTGACACGCCTGCTGGCGCGCGGCACTGTCGTGCTCGCCAACTCGGCATCCAAGCTGCAATCGCTGCAAATGCGCCTCACCGCCGGCGAGGTGAACGACGACATGGAGCATTTCGAACCCTACGGTTTCACCAGTAACCCGCTGGCTGGCGCCGAAGGCATCGTCACGTTTCTCGGGGGCGATCGCTCCCACGCCATCGCCCTGGTGGTCGCCGACCGCCGCTATCGCCTGCAGTCGCTGGCCTCTGGTGAAGTGGCGATCTACACCGACGAGGGCGACAAGATTCACTTCAAACGCGGGCGGATCATCGACATTGAAACCGCCACGCTGAACATCCGCGCCAGCCACGCTGTGAACTTCGACACGCCGGTGATCAACCAGACCGGCAAGATCGTGTCCACCGGTGATCAACTCGCCGGTGGCATCAGCCAGATCAAACACGTGCACGTCGGCGTGCAGGCCGGCAATGGCCAGACCGGTGCGCCGGCGGGAGGCCAATGA